The Garra rufa chromosome 8, GarRuf1.0, whole genome shotgun sequence genome has a segment encoding these proteins:
- the LOC141340954 gene encoding nuclear factor 7, brain-like, producing MASSAEYDYNCPVCCEIFKTPVLLSCSHSVCKECLQQFWRTKKTQECPVCRRRSSKSNPPVNLALQNLCESFLKERNERRSSGSEEICSLHSEKLKLFCLEDKQPACFVCRDSKQHDNHKFRPISEVVSSYKEELNKALKSFEEKLKNKETLKEEFEKTVQHIKSQAEHTEHQIKQQFEKLHQFLRDEEEATITALRKEEEQKKQMMKEKLEEMNRHISALSHTIKDTEEMMKANDVCFLKEFPVTMERVQISQPDPQTPSGALIHVPRYLGNLPFRVCKKMQDIVQNTPVILDPNTANPHLVLSDDLTSVRCSKSKQPLPDNPERFDFCRCVLGSEGFNSGTHCWDVEVKESRWWSLGVTTASNQRKGRVFFNTDVWSVQYGCSERLGFPVEQKLERVRVDLDYDRGRVSFSDPVTNTHLHTFTTTFTHTVFPFFCSYSLRILPFNSQ from the exons ATGGCTTCATCAGCTGAATATGACTATAATTGTCCCGTGTGCTGTGAAATCTTCAAGACTCCTGTTCTTTTATCATGTAGTCACAGTGTCTGTAAAGAGTGTCTTCAACAGTTCTGGAGAACCAAGAAAACTCAGGAGTGTCCTGTCTGCAGGAGAAGATCCTCAAAATCTAATCCTCCAGTAAATCTGGCATTACAAAACTTGTGTGAGTCGTTCCTGAAGGAGAGAAATGAGAGGCGTTCATCAGGATCTGAGGAGATCTGCAGTTTACACAGtgagaaactcaaactcttctGTCTGGAGGACAAACAACCTGCGTGTTTCGTGTGCAGAGATTCAAAACAACACGACAATCACAAATTCAGACCAATAAGTGAAGTGGTCTCATCATATAAG GAGGAGCTCAATAAAGCATTGAAGTCCTTTGaggaaaaacttaaaaataaggAAACACTTAAAGAAGAGTTTGAGAAAACAGTTCAACACATCAAG TCTCAAGCTGAGCACACAGAGCATCAGATTAAACAGCAGTTTGAGAagcttcatcagtttctcagagatgaagaagaagctacaatcactgcactgagaaaggaagaggagcagaagaagcagatgatgaaggagaagctggaggagatgaacagacacatctcagctctttcacacacaatcaaagacacggaggagatgatgaaagccaatgacgtctgctttctaaag gagtttccagtcacgatggaaag agtccagatctcacagccggatccacagacgccttctggagctttgattCATGTGCCACGTTACTTGGGCAACCTGCCGTTCAGAGTCTGCAAGAAGATGCAGGACATTGTCCAAAACA CTCCTGTGATTCTGGATCCAAACACTGCAAATCCACATCTGGTCTTGTCTGATGATCTGACCAGTGTGAGATGCAGCAAGAGCAAACAACCACTTCCtgataatccagagagatttgactTCTGTCGTTGTGTTCTGGGTTCAGAGGGTtttaactcaggaacacactGCTGGGATGTTGAGGTTAAAGAGAGTCGATGGTGGAGTCTTGGAGTAACTACAGCATCAAACCAAAGGAAGGGACGTGTTTTCTTTAACACTGATGTCTGGAGTGTGCAGTATGGATGTTCTGAACGGTTGGGTTTTCCTGTTGAACAGAAGCTTGAGCGTGTGAGAGTTGATCTGGACTATGACAGAGGAAGGGTGTCATTCTCTGATCCTGTAActaacacacatctacacacattcacaaccACCTTCACTCACACAGTCTTTCCATTTTTTTGTAGTTACTCTCTAAGGATCTTACCATTCAATAGTCAGTAA